The genomic interval TGTGGAAAACAACAAATTTCCATAAATTTCTATTAGTTTCTATTAATTTCAATTTTTTTAATAATATCTCCCTATCTCCTTAATCTCCACATCTCCTTTTGTTACACCACCTGAACGCTTACGAATTAGTGAATGTTTCATGCAATCTTATACCTAAGCTCTTAATTGCTTTATTTTAATAGAGTTATACATCCATTAAAATTTGTTCATCGTCAAATCGAATATACTTTTTCTTGTCAACACTCACTCAAGGTTTGACTCCAATCCCCTCTCTATTTATTTCCTCTTCTGAAAGTCCTGTTATCTCAGCAATCATCTCCAATTTAAACCCTTTTTTATACATCGATTTAGCTGTCTCTATTAGTCCTTGTCGAATTCCTTGTTCTAACCCTTGTTGTAAGCCTTTCTTTTCGGCATAAGAAATCGATGCCTTTTGAATATAGATGAAATCTTTCCTTTTATGCTGTATCTCTAATTCTTTAGCACTCAGACTTGCTTGATTGGCTATCTCAAATGCCTTCTTTATCTCTTTACTCATCCCCAGTGTTTTGGGTATGTAATTTAGCTTACCCGCATTTTTTATAAAATATATCCATTTATCCGTAATATCACTTAATTCACTTTCTTCCTTCTTGAATTTTGGCAACTCAATGAAGATTAATTCAATATCTCCACTATATTCAACTAACTCCTCCTTCTCTATCAATCTGAAGTAACTGATGACCTTTGTCCACTCACTAAACATCTCAAAATCAGTAATAGTGATAGCAATAATCGGGTTTAATAGATAAAATTCATCACCACATAAAAGTTGAGTAGAATATGCCTTCGCCGCATTGTAGAGAATCCTTTTTTCTAATCCTTCATAATTTAATATCTGCATCTCAATAAGGACGCCACTACCATCTGATAACATTGCCTTGACATCAACATAGGTATCCTTCATCCCTTTAAGTAACGGTATCTGATATGGGTCAACGATGGTTAAATCTTCAATAATGCTTCCATCTTTGAATTTAACCACTGAGTTTATAAAGTTTATAAGTATATCTTTTGATTGTTTGCTTCCAAATACCTTTTTAAAGGCAAAGTCTGTTTTTACATCCAAAAACTGCATATTTTTATTCCTCCTTGACTGATAGGAAATTGCTTTTTGAAACTGAGAGGACATTGCTTTTTGAGTGTTTTGGTATTATATCCATTTGTGCCCATTGTGAGGATATTTTACCACAAATTTTATCCTTTGTCAACAAAAAATTCGGTAACCCGTTCAAGGTTATACATTAGAAGTGTAAACAAGGAGAAATGGGGAAAAGGGAGAATTGGAGAAATGGCTCAAACTTTTCCACCTATGCGATTAGACTAATTCATCGCAGAGACGCAAAGAAAAAATAAATGTAAAATGTAAAATAGGAAATGAAAAATGGGAAATTTTACTACTTCGCAAGACTCATTACCTTTCAGTTATACATTTTCATTGGACATTTTTCATTTTACATTATCCATTTTACATTTAACCGCACAGGTCGAAAAGCTCAAGTCTATGAATCCCAACCTCAACACCTTGATAGAATATCTTAACTTCTTTTTCTGATTCAAAGATGATGTTCTGTCTTGCAAACTCAACCTTCAAGGCATTGTGATAGATGCTCTCCAGAAAACCAGGTCCTAACTTTTTATGGACATTAATACAGACATTAATAATCCTATTAGTTAACTCTTCTTTTCTCCACTTCTCCATCTTCTCCCTTTCTCCTTATTTTTATCCTACCTGAACCCTTCACCTAACCGCACAGGTCGAAAATATGGTATACATAGGTTATATGTTTCAAAAGTCTATATCCTTTGGCTATTAGGGTGACTATTAAAAATCTCAATTTGTGCCGTTGTTGAGTATAAATTGATGACCAGAACATCATCCGCATCAATTGCTAATTCAAGCTCATCTTTAGATTTAATTAAAACCGAAGATTCCTTGTAGGAAAAGAGTTTTGTTGCTTTAATAAAATTCAGGTCTTTGAATTTTAAAATTCCTTCTTGTTTTCCCAGCCGATTGATGATAAAGACTAAATACCCTTCTCCCAAATTTCTTATTACTACTTCTATTTCCAGACTGGTTAAGATTTTTTGTTCAACATCTGAAATTTTCATAAGATGAGTAATAAAGTTGGTTAAAGATGTTCTTGTGGATTTAGAGAGTTGGTAGTAAGTTGGTGTAAGAAAACAACCACCAGGGAGTGTGCCAATGACGATACTTTTGCC from bacterium carries:
- a CDS encoding GxxExxY protein, whose amino-acid sequence is MEKWRKEELTNRIINVCINVHKKLGPGFLESIYHNALKVEFARQNIIFESEKEVKIFYQGVEVGIHRLELFDLCG
- a CDS encoding Rpn family recombination-promoting nuclease/putative transposase, translating into MQFLDVKTDFAFKKVFGSKQSKDILINFINSVVKFKDGSIIEDLTIVDPYQIPLLKGMKDTYVDVKAMLSDGSGVLIEMQILNYEGLEKRILYNAAKAYSTQLLCGDEFYLLNPIIAITITDFEMFSEWTKVISYFRLIEKEELVEYSGDIELIFIELPKFKKEESELSDITDKWIYFIKNAGKLNYIPKTLGMSKEIKKAFEIANQASLSAKELEIQHKRKDFIYIQKASISYAEKKGLQQGLEQGIRQGLIETAKSMYKKGFKLEMIAEITGLSEEEINREGIGVKP